One Coffea arabica cultivar ET-39 chromosome 5c, Coffea Arabica ET-39 HiFi, whole genome shotgun sequence DNA window includes the following coding sequences:
- the LOC113688636 gene encoding uncharacterized protein: MAVLLNSVSPIKHPSSEHSRNSAGFSSKVLKFHSFSLNNGLPRLLASTQTAFASQDTVFTLPNWRSGRNDPRTKELRMNDAFLYLEYMVGKRHMPDVVQATQLLYDLCKSNKLRKATRVMEMLIASGSIPDAASYTFLVNHLCKRGNVGHAMQLVEKMEENGYPTNTVTYNSLVRGLCMRGNLDQNLQFVDRLMQKGLVPNAFTYSILLEAAYKERGVNEAMRLLDEIIAKGGTPNLVSYNVILTGLCKEGRVDEAIQLFRNLPSKGFNPNVVSYNILLRTLCYEGRWAEANELLAEMVGDDRSPTIVTYNILIGSLAFHGRTDHALKVVDEMHRGGQLKPTAASYNPIIARLCKERKLDAVIKCLDEMMYRHCSPNEGTYNAIALLCEEGMVQEAFSTIQSLRPKQSSSNHDFYRTVISSLCKKGNTYAAFKLLYEMTTCGFNPDSYTYSSLIRGLCMERMLGVAIDVFRIMELSGYRPDTDNFNALVLGLCKSRRTDLSLEVFEMMIEKGYMPSETTYTILVEGIIREEERELAAAVLKELHQRQVVSRSTVERIVMQYDIEELSI, from the coding sequence ATGGCAGTCCTATTAAACTCTGTATCACCTATAAAACACCCTTCTTCagaacattcaagaaattcTGCTGGATTCTCTTCCAAAGTATTGAAGTTCCATTCTTTTTCCCTCAACAATGGTTTACCTAGACTGTTGGCCTCTACCCAGACGGCATTTGCTTCTCAAGATACCGTTTTCACGTTGCCCAACTGGAGATCTGGCAGGAACGACCCTAGAACCAAAGAGCTTAGGATGAATGATGCTTTCTTGTACTTGGAATACATGGTCGGAAAACGCCACATGCCTGATGTTGTTCAGGCAACGCAGTTGCTGTATGATCTTTGCAAGTCCAATAAACTCCGAAAGGCAACTAGGGTCATGGAAATGTTGATTGCATCAGGTAGTATTCCGGATGCAGCTTCGTATACTTTCTTGGTGAATCATTTATGTAAGAGAGGAAATGTTGGTCATGCCATGCAATTAGTTGAAAAAATGGAGGAAAACGGATACCCGACCAATACTGTGACTTATAATTCTCTTGTCAGAGGTCTTTGTATGCGAGGAAACTTGGATCAGAACCTGCAATTTGTCGATAGGCTGATGCAGAAGGGACTGGTGCCAAATGCATTTACATACTCAATCTTGCTTGAGGCTGCTTATAAGGAAAGAGGGGTTAACGAGGCAATGAGACTCTTAGATGAAATAATTGCTAAAGGTGGAACGCCTAATTTGGTTAGTTATAATGTCATATTGACTGGTTTGTGCAAGGAAGGTAGAGTCGATGAAGCAATACAGCTTTTCAGGAATTTGCCTTCGAAGGGATTCAACCCCAACGTTGTGAGCTATAATATTTTGTTGAGAACCTTGTGCTATGAAGGACGGTGGGCAGAGGCAAATGAACTTCTGGCTGAGATGGTTGGAGATGATCGCTCCCCAACAATAGTCACCTATAATATCTTGATTGGCTCCCTTGCCTTTCATGGCCGAACTGATCACGCCCTCAAGGTTGTGGATGAAATGCACAGAGGCGGGCAGTTGAAGCCCACTGCAGCCAGCTACAATCCAATCATTGCTCGTCTGTGCAAAGAGAGGAAGCTGGATGCTGTAATTAAATGCCTGGATGAAATGATGTACCGTCATTGCAGCCCTAATGAGGGCACATACAATGCCATTGCCTTGCTTTGTGAGGAGGGGATGGTGCAAGAGGCATTctcaaccatccaaagtttgaGGCCTAAGCAGAGTTCCTCCAATCATGATTTCTACAGAACAGTGATTTCTAGTCTGTGTAAGAAGGGGAACACGTATGCGGCATTTAAGCTGCTGTATGAAATGACAACCTGCGGCTTTAATCCAGATTCATATACCTATTCATCTTTGATTAGAGGACTGTGCATGGAGAGGATGCTTGGCGTGGCTATAGATGTTTTTAGAATCATGGAATTAAGTGGCTACAGACCTGACACGGATAACTTCAACGCCCTTGTGCTTGGGTTATGCAAATCTCGGAGAACAGACTTGTCCTTGGAAGTCTTTGAGATGATGATTGAGAAAGGCTATATGCCTAGTGAGACGACTTATACTATTTTAGTGGAAGGGATCATTCGCGAAGAAGAAAGGGAGCTGGCAGCAGCAGTTTTGAAAGAGCTGCATCAGAGACAAGTCGTCAGTAGAAGTACAGTTGAAAGGATTGTTATGCAATATGACATTGAAGAGTTATCGATATAG
- the LOC113688203 gene encoding uncharacterized protein isoform X2, which translates to MIKAGGKSYISSPPAFSNDTNKLLVCTGNTVSIFSASTGLLINELEGHTALVTSVVVVPPTSPANKILAYCWTASLDGTIRYWDFSASELMKTINIRVPIHSMVVPGLLRKPADHGEQPSHLFAYLCTEEVKKQGHRNASAFWQIRKCNLTQSRFLDKFTLAETLKPQIITISPFGNYIGICEKHKLRIWEIPARDANHVALKKMRLHHTKTFTTLAFHPTERIVAAGDVTGRILVWRGVGEKTFSGGDNNLVNGASHGDAEEKPGVRQDDDADSCTTWHWHSAEVNVLLFSADGAYLFSGGKEGVLVLWQLDTGKRKFLPRIGSPLLYFTNSLDPSLSSVSCADNLIHLLKMPSMVISRSISGIKPPSSVLQFNEGSCSGVAFNHSDGLAAICTENYRIQFYSLFDDREISEVQVCERNHQPGEEITVIVNLVALSPDGYSMGTVETRLPEEGIGGLVSLKFWECSSQSKEFSLSTVVYEPHRDAGVSDVAFHPTRQMAVSTSYGADFKVWKCGYGVSGKDQKAQSNGWTCHAAGSYKQKPMTAATFSMDGSVLAVAAENVITLWDPDRNFLVAVIGESIETIRKLSFVGKSDYLVSASQGSSPELFLWSMSNLSVLWSYKLHAEAVSCATDGSSFAVLAHLPTSSKSTECLYRSTHGVDGVILLFHVDKAIPVSTWFVQKAQGGSLAFIDASSRLEDGNAERKSVEVLTYINGAHEYVLLDPFGESAPIRCTSQPESLVDFGETGRYGYTSIYGKLPEFNLERERSASIATAASERSWEMILDGPSHNLPPFTTLCSAFLESLLERRTATVE; encoded by the exons ATGATTAAGGCAGGAGGAAAAAGCTATATTTCGTCGCCGCCGGCATTCTCAAACGACACTAACAAACTCCTCGTCTGCACCGGCAACACCGTCTCTATCTTCAGCGCCTCCACTGGCTTACTC ATAAATGAACTTGAAGGTCACACCGCACTAGTGACATCGGTGGTAGTGGTGCCACCAACTTCGCCGGCCAATAAGATATTAGCTTATTGTTGGACGGCTTCGCTTGATGGTACCATTAGGTACTGGGATTTTTCCGCTTCCGAATTGATGAAGACTATCAATATACGCGTCCCAATTCACTCCATG GTGGTTCCTGGTTTATTACGCAAACCGGCTGATCATGGTGAGCAGCCATCTCATCTCTTTGCTTATCTATGCACCGAGGAGGTGAAAAAGCAAGGACATCGGAATGCCTCCGCATTCTGGCAGATTCGCAAGTGTAATTTAACTCAGTCTCGTTTTTTAGATAAATTCACTTTAGCTGAG ACTTTAAAACCCCAGATTATAACCATTAGTCCGTTTGGAAACTACATTGGAATTTGTGAAAAGCACAAACTTCGAATATGGGAAATCCCAGCAAGAGATGCTAATCATGTTGCCCTCAAGAAAATGAGATTGCATCATACAAAAACCTTCACCACTCTAGCTTTTCATCCAACAGAGAGAATTGTAGCTGCTGGTGATGTTACTGGGAGAATCTTAGTATGGAGAGGTGTTGGGGAAAAGACATTTTCTGGTGGTGATAATAACTTGGTAAATGGTGCATCACATGGAGATGCAGAGGAAAAGCCGGGAGTGAGGCAGGATGATGATGCTGATTCTTGCACCACATGGCATTGGCATTCTGCTGAAGTAAACGTCTTACTTTTCTCTGCTGATGGTGCCTACTTGTTCTCAG GTGGGAAAGAAGGAGTCCTTGTACTATGGCAGTTGGACACAGGGAAGAGAAAGTTTCTTCCACGTATTGGGTCTCCACTTCTGTATTTCACAAATTCTTTGGATCCTTCCCTATCTTCT GTATCCTGTGCAGATAATCTCATTCATCTGCTGAAAATGCCTTCAATGGTTATCTCGAGATCTATTTCTGGCATCAAG CCTCCCAGTTCAGTTTTGCAATTCAATGAGGGCTCATGCAGCGGGGTTGCTTTTAATCACTCTGATGGTTTGGCTGCTATATGTACGGAGAATTACCGTATCCAATTTTACAGCTTGTTCGATGACCGTGAAATTTCTGAG GTTCAAGTCTGTGAAAGGAACCATCAACCGGGGGAGGAAATCACG GTGATTGTGAATTTGGTTGCCCTCTCCCCTGATGGTTATAGCATGGGCACTGTTGAAACTAGGCTTCCTGAAGAAGGAATAGGGGGCCTTGTAAGTTTAAAATTCTGGGAGTGTAGCTCTCAAAGTAAAGAATTTAGCTTATCCACTGTTGTATATGAACCACACAG GGATGCAGGTGTTTCAGATGTTGCATTCCATCCTACCCGTCAAATGGCTGTCAGCACCTCATATGGTGCTGATTTCAAG GTTTGGAAATGTGGTTATGGAGTCTCAGGGAAGGACCAGAAGGCCCAGAGTAATGGATGGACATGCCATGCTGCTGGTTCCTACAA ACAGAAGCCAATGACAGCTGCAACATTCTCTATGGATGGTTCTGTTCTTGCTGTTGCTGCTGAAAATGTCATTACATTGTGGGATCCTGACAGGAATTTTCTTGTGGCTGTAATTGGAGAGAGTATTGAA ACAATCAGAAAGCTCTCATTTGTGGGAAAGTCTGACTATCTTGTATCTGCATCCCAAGGATCAAGCCCTGAACTGTTCCTTTGGAGTATGTCCAATCTTTCAGTATTGTGGTCATACAAGCTTCATGCTGAAG CTGTGTCCTGTGCAACGGATGGTTCCTCCTTTGCTGTCCTCGCTCATCTACCCACATCATCTAAGAGTACAGAGTGTTTATATCGCTCTACACATGGTGTAGATGGGGTGATCTTGTTATTCCATGTAGACAAAGCAATCCCTGTCTCCACCTGGTTTGTCCAAAAG GCTCAGGGTGGGTCTCTTGCTTTCATTGATGCAAGCTCAAGATTAGAGGATGGCAATGCTGAAAGAAAATCAGTGGAGGTGCTGACATACATTAACGGAGCTCATGAATATGTCCTCTTGGACCCATTTGGGGAGTCGGCCCCTATTCGATGTACCTCTCAGCCGGAGAGCCTGGTTGACTTTGGGGAGACAG GGAGATATGGGTATACTTCCATTTATGGTAAACTTCCAGAATTCAACTTAGAAAGGGAACGCAGTGCATCAATTGCAACAGCAGCATCTGAAAGGAGCTGGGAGATGATTCTTGACGGACCATCTCATAATCTTCCTCCTTTTACAACATTGTGCTCAGCGTTTCTGGAGTCATTACTAGAAAGGAGAACTGCAACCGTCGAATAA
- the LOC113688203 gene encoding uncharacterized protein isoform X3, with protein sequence MPPHSGRFASTLKPQIITISPFGNYIGICEKHKLRIWEIPARDANHVALKKMRLHHTKTFTTLAFHPTERIVAAGDVTGRILVWRGVGEKTFSGGDNNLVNGASHGDAEEKPGVRQDDDADSCTTWHWHSAEVNVLLFSADGAYLFSGGKEGVLVLWQLDTGKRKFLPRIGSPLLYFTNSLDPSLSSVSCADNLIHLLKMPSMVISRSISGIKPPSSVLQFNEGSCSGVAFNHSDGLAAICTENYRIQFYSLFDDREISEVQVCERNHQPGEEITVIVNLVALSPDGYSMGTVETRLPEEGIGGLVSLKFWECSSQSKEFSLSTVVYEPHRDAGVSDVAFHPTRQMAVSTSYGADFKVWKCGYGVSGKDQKAQSNGWTCHAAGSYKQKPMTAATFSMDGSVLAVAAENVITLWDPDRNFLVAVIGESIETIRKLSFVGKSDYLVSASQGSSPELFLWSMSNLSVLWSYKLHAEAVSCATDGSSFAVLAHLPTSSKSTECLYRSTHGVDGVILLFHVDKAIPVSTWFVQKAQGGSLAFIDASSRLEDGNAERKSVEVLTYINGAHEYVLLDPFGESAPIRCTSQPESLVDFGETAGRYGYTSIYGKLPEFNLERERSASIATAASERSWEMILDGPSHNLPPFTTLCSAFLESLLERRTATVE encoded by the exons ATGCCTCCGCATTCTGGCAGATTCGCAAGT ACTTTAAAACCCCAGATTATAACCATTAGTCCGTTTGGAAACTACATTGGAATTTGTGAAAAGCACAAACTTCGAATATGGGAAATCCCAGCAAGAGATGCTAATCATGTTGCCCTCAAGAAAATGAGATTGCATCATACAAAAACCTTCACCACTCTAGCTTTTCATCCAACAGAGAGAATTGTAGCTGCTGGTGATGTTACTGGGAGAATCTTAGTATGGAGAGGTGTTGGGGAAAAGACATTTTCTGGTGGTGATAATAACTTGGTAAATGGTGCATCACATGGAGATGCAGAGGAAAAGCCGGGAGTGAGGCAGGATGATGATGCTGATTCTTGCACCACATGGCATTGGCATTCTGCTGAAGTAAACGTCTTACTTTTCTCTGCTGATGGTGCCTACTTGTTCTCAG GTGGGAAAGAAGGAGTCCTTGTACTATGGCAGTTGGACACAGGGAAGAGAAAGTTTCTTCCACGTATTGGGTCTCCACTTCTGTATTTCACAAATTCTTTGGATCCTTCCCTATCTTCT GTATCCTGTGCAGATAATCTCATTCATCTGCTGAAAATGCCTTCAATGGTTATCTCGAGATCTATTTCTGGCATCAAG CCTCCCAGTTCAGTTTTGCAATTCAATGAGGGCTCATGCAGCGGGGTTGCTTTTAATCACTCTGATGGTTTGGCTGCTATATGTACGGAGAATTACCGTATCCAATTTTACAGCTTGTTCGATGACCGTGAAATTTCTGAG GTTCAAGTCTGTGAAAGGAACCATCAACCGGGGGAGGAAATCACG GTGATTGTGAATTTGGTTGCCCTCTCCCCTGATGGTTATAGCATGGGCACTGTTGAAACTAGGCTTCCTGAAGAAGGAATAGGGGGCCTTGTAAGTTTAAAATTCTGGGAGTGTAGCTCTCAAAGTAAAGAATTTAGCTTATCCACTGTTGTATATGAACCACACAG GGATGCAGGTGTTTCAGATGTTGCATTCCATCCTACCCGTCAAATGGCTGTCAGCACCTCATATGGTGCTGATTTCAAG GTTTGGAAATGTGGTTATGGAGTCTCAGGGAAGGACCAGAAGGCCCAGAGTAATGGATGGACATGCCATGCTGCTGGTTCCTACAA ACAGAAGCCAATGACAGCTGCAACATTCTCTATGGATGGTTCTGTTCTTGCTGTTGCTGCTGAAAATGTCATTACATTGTGGGATCCTGACAGGAATTTTCTTGTGGCTGTAATTGGAGAGAGTATTGAA ACAATCAGAAAGCTCTCATTTGTGGGAAAGTCTGACTATCTTGTATCTGCATCCCAAGGATCAAGCCCTGAACTGTTCCTTTGGAGTATGTCCAATCTTTCAGTATTGTGGTCATACAAGCTTCATGCTGAAG CTGTGTCCTGTGCAACGGATGGTTCCTCCTTTGCTGTCCTCGCTCATCTACCCACATCATCTAAGAGTACAGAGTGTTTATATCGCTCTACACATGGTGTAGATGGGGTGATCTTGTTATTCCATGTAGACAAAGCAATCCCTGTCTCCACCTGGTTTGTCCAAAAG GCTCAGGGTGGGTCTCTTGCTTTCATTGATGCAAGCTCAAGATTAGAGGATGGCAATGCTGAAAGAAAATCAGTGGAGGTGCTGACATACATTAACGGAGCTCATGAATATGTCCTCTTGGACCCATTTGGGGAGTCGGCCCCTATTCGATGTACCTCTCAGCCGGAGAGCCTGGTTGACTTTGGGGAGACAG CAGGGAGATATGGGTATACTTCCATTTATGGTAAACTTCCAGAATTCAACTTAGAAAGGGAACGCAGTGCATCAATTGCAACAGCAGCATCTGAAAGGAGCTGGGAGATGATTCTTGACGGACCATCTCATAATCTTCCTCCTTTTACAACATTGTGCTCAGCGTTTCTGGAGTCATTACTAGAAAGGAGAACTGCAACCGTCGAATAA
- the LOC113688203 gene encoding uncharacterized protein isoform X1 codes for MIKAGGKSYISSPPAFSNDTNKLLVCTGNTVSIFSASTGLLINELEGHTALVTSVVVVPPTSPANKILAYCWTASLDGTIRYWDFSASELMKTINIRVPIHSMVVPGLLRKPADHGEQPSHLFAYLCTEEVKKQGHRNASAFWQIRKCNLTQSRFLDKFTLAETLKPQIITISPFGNYIGICEKHKLRIWEIPARDANHVALKKMRLHHTKTFTTLAFHPTERIVAAGDVTGRILVWRGVGEKTFSGGDNNLVNGASHGDAEEKPGVRQDDDADSCTTWHWHSAEVNVLLFSADGAYLFSGGKEGVLVLWQLDTGKRKFLPRIGSPLLYFTNSLDPSLSSVSCADNLIHLLKMPSMVISRSISGIKPPSSVLQFNEGSCSGVAFNHSDGLAAICTENYRIQFYSLFDDREISEVQVCERNHQPGEEITVIVNLVALSPDGYSMGTVETRLPEEGIGGLVSLKFWECSSQSKEFSLSTVVYEPHRDAGVSDVAFHPTRQMAVSTSYGADFKVWKCGYGVSGKDQKAQSNGWTCHAAGSYKQKPMTAATFSMDGSVLAVAAENVITLWDPDRNFLVAVIGESIETIRKLSFVGKSDYLVSASQGSSPELFLWSMSNLSVLWSYKLHAEAVSCATDGSSFAVLAHLPTSSKSTECLYRSTHGVDGVILLFHVDKAIPVSTWFVQKAQGGSLAFIDASSRLEDGNAERKSVEVLTYINGAHEYVLLDPFGESAPIRCTSQPESLVDFGETAGRYGYTSIYGKLPEFNLERERSASIATAASERSWEMILDGPSHNLPPFTTLCSAFLESLLERRTATVE; via the exons ATGATTAAGGCAGGAGGAAAAAGCTATATTTCGTCGCCGCCGGCATTCTCAAACGACACTAACAAACTCCTCGTCTGCACCGGCAACACCGTCTCTATCTTCAGCGCCTCCACTGGCTTACTC ATAAATGAACTTGAAGGTCACACCGCACTAGTGACATCGGTGGTAGTGGTGCCACCAACTTCGCCGGCCAATAAGATATTAGCTTATTGTTGGACGGCTTCGCTTGATGGTACCATTAGGTACTGGGATTTTTCCGCTTCCGAATTGATGAAGACTATCAATATACGCGTCCCAATTCACTCCATG GTGGTTCCTGGTTTATTACGCAAACCGGCTGATCATGGTGAGCAGCCATCTCATCTCTTTGCTTATCTATGCACCGAGGAGGTGAAAAAGCAAGGACATCGGAATGCCTCCGCATTCTGGCAGATTCGCAAGTGTAATTTAACTCAGTCTCGTTTTTTAGATAAATTCACTTTAGCTGAG ACTTTAAAACCCCAGATTATAACCATTAGTCCGTTTGGAAACTACATTGGAATTTGTGAAAAGCACAAACTTCGAATATGGGAAATCCCAGCAAGAGATGCTAATCATGTTGCCCTCAAGAAAATGAGATTGCATCATACAAAAACCTTCACCACTCTAGCTTTTCATCCAACAGAGAGAATTGTAGCTGCTGGTGATGTTACTGGGAGAATCTTAGTATGGAGAGGTGTTGGGGAAAAGACATTTTCTGGTGGTGATAATAACTTGGTAAATGGTGCATCACATGGAGATGCAGAGGAAAAGCCGGGAGTGAGGCAGGATGATGATGCTGATTCTTGCACCACATGGCATTGGCATTCTGCTGAAGTAAACGTCTTACTTTTCTCTGCTGATGGTGCCTACTTGTTCTCAG GTGGGAAAGAAGGAGTCCTTGTACTATGGCAGTTGGACACAGGGAAGAGAAAGTTTCTTCCACGTATTGGGTCTCCACTTCTGTATTTCACAAATTCTTTGGATCCTTCCCTATCTTCT GTATCCTGTGCAGATAATCTCATTCATCTGCTGAAAATGCCTTCAATGGTTATCTCGAGATCTATTTCTGGCATCAAG CCTCCCAGTTCAGTTTTGCAATTCAATGAGGGCTCATGCAGCGGGGTTGCTTTTAATCACTCTGATGGTTTGGCTGCTATATGTACGGAGAATTACCGTATCCAATTTTACAGCTTGTTCGATGACCGTGAAATTTCTGAG GTTCAAGTCTGTGAAAGGAACCATCAACCGGGGGAGGAAATCACG GTGATTGTGAATTTGGTTGCCCTCTCCCCTGATGGTTATAGCATGGGCACTGTTGAAACTAGGCTTCCTGAAGAAGGAATAGGGGGCCTTGTAAGTTTAAAATTCTGGGAGTGTAGCTCTCAAAGTAAAGAATTTAGCTTATCCACTGTTGTATATGAACCACACAG GGATGCAGGTGTTTCAGATGTTGCATTCCATCCTACCCGTCAAATGGCTGTCAGCACCTCATATGGTGCTGATTTCAAG GTTTGGAAATGTGGTTATGGAGTCTCAGGGAAGGACCAGAAGGCCCAGAGTAATGGATGGACATGCCATGCTGCTGGTTCCTACAA ACAGAAGCCAATGACAGCTGCAACATTCTCTATGGATGGTTCTGTTCTTGCTGTTGCTGCTGAAAATGTCATTACATTGTGGGATCCTGACAGGAATTTTCTTGTGGCTGTAATTGGAGAGAGTATTGAA ACAATCAGAAAGCTCTCATTTGTGGGAAAGTCTGACTATCTTGTATCTGCATCCCAAGGATCAAGCCCTGAACTGTTCCTTTGGAGTATGTCCAATCTTTCAGTATTGTGGTCATACAAGCTTCATGCTGAAG CTGTGTCCTGTGCAACGGATGGTTCCTCCTTTGCTGTCCTCGCTCATCTACCCACATCATCTAAGAGTACAGAGTGTTTATATCGCTCTACACATGGTGTAGATGGGGTGATCTTGTTATTCCATGTAGACAAAGCAATCCCTGTCTCCACCTGGTTTGTCCAAAAG GCTCAGGGTGGGTCTCTTGCTTTCATTGATGCAAGCTCAAGATTAGAGGATGGCAATGCTGAAAGAAAATCAGTGGAGGTGCTGACATACATTAACGGAGCTCATGAATATGTCCTCTTGGACCCATTTGGGGAGTCGGCCCCTATTCGATGTACCTCTCAGCCGGAGAGCCTGGTTGACTTTGGGGAGACAG CAGGGAGATATGGGTATACTTCCATTTATGGTAAACTTCCAGAATTCAACTTAGAAAGGGAACGCAGTGCATCAATTGCAACAGCAGCATCTGAAAGGAGCTGGGAGATGATTCTTGACGGACCATCTCATAATCTTCCTCCTTTTACAACATTGTGCTCAGCGTTTCTGGAGTCATTACTAGAAAGGAGAACTGCAACCGTCGAATAA